CTGTGTCGCCGCTTCGCGGTTTTTCGTGTTCAAAGGGAAAACGCGCTGCCCCCCTGACGGACGCCGGGCACAAAAAAAGGGCGGCCGGCAAACCGGCCGCCCCCATGAGACAGCAGGGGAAACTACACTTCCACGTGCTTGATATTGTCGGGAATGATGACCATTTCACGCAGCAGAGGCTTGAGGAAGGTCCAGCGGATATTGTGTTCCTCGTACACTTCCATCATGTCGCGGATGGCGTCCCAGCAGTTGTGACAGGGCGAGATGACCAGGGTGGCGCCGGTGGCGCGGATCTGTTCCAGCTTCATCTTCAGGCCAACGTTACGCTGCTGGCGGTACAGGCCCACGCCGTTGAAGCCGCCACCGCCGCCGCAGCAGAAGTTATGGTCGCCATGCACGGCCATTTCGCGGAAGTCTTCGGCGATGTAGGACATGATTTCACGGGTGTAGCGGCCAAGACCGTTGTTGCGCACGTAGTTGCAGGAGTCCTGCAGGGTGCAGGGTTCCTTGATCTTCTTGGCCGGGTCGATCTTGAGCTTGCCTTCGCGCAGGGCCATGGCCACCCATTCCACATAGTGCAGGAAGGGCACCGGCGGGTCACCGTTTTCCTGGCCGGCCCAGTAGGGGCCTTCCACCACGGTGGCGCGGTGGGCGTGGCCACATTCGGTGCCCACCACCATCTTGGGACGCAGCTTCTTCACGGACTTGTAGATGCGCTTCACATTGTTGGCCGCGCCTTCCCAGTCACCGGCAAACATGGTGAGGGAGGTATTTTCCCAGCCTTCGCTGGGCACGGTCCAGTTTTCACCGGCAATGTGGAAGAGGATGGCAGCATCGGCAATATCGTTGGGATAGTGCTTCACTTCGCGGGCATTGAGGATGTACATGATGTCCGCGTCTTCCTTGTCCACCGGGATTTCCAGATCCGGCCATTCTTCGGAGTTTTCGTCCACCATCCATTCGCAGGTGTCCACCCAGTCTTCCTGGGTAACGTCCATCTGGGCGCCGTAGACGCGGTGCATGCCGGAACCGATCTTCAGTTCCCACGGCACAAAGCCGTGCTTGAAGAGAATGCCGCGCAGGATGCTGATGAGCACGCCGGTATCAATGCCGTGCGGGCAGTAGAGCGAGCAGCGGTTGCAGCAGGTGCACTGCGACCAGGCCACTTCCATGCAGTGCAGCATGAAGGCGTTATCCACCTGACCCTTGCGGCGCACCAGTTCGCCCAGGGTGCTGTGGAACTTGTAGGACGGGATCTGCTTGGGGTCCTTGTTGTTGGCCAGGTACAGGAAGCAGCTGTCGGCGCACATGCCGCAACGGGCGCACAGGTCGAGCCAGGTCTTGTTACGGGAAGACTTGAGGAAGTTTTCCACGTCCTTGGCCAGCTGGGCCGTATCGACCTTCAGTTCCTTCATCTGGGCATAGTATTTGGCGCCGGCCTTGTCCTGCAGAAGGGTATGGATTTCTTCCGCAGTGGTGAGCGGCTTGGGAGTGCAGAGCATTTCAGACATTAGAGGCTCCTTTCAAAGGAAAGATGCTGGAGTGTTTGACTACCAGGGGAAGGCACCGCCACGGGCACGGCCACCGCGCTTGATGGCATAGTCCATGCCGATCTGGGCACGGGACATGAAGAACAGCGCGATGTGCGACAGCTTGGTGAACGGAGCCAGAATGAGGAAGAGTTCGCCGGTGAGCACATGAACCAGCATCCAGCCCTCGTAGCCGCCGAAGATTTCAAAGCGGGCGATGACGCCGGTGAGGAAGGGCAGAATGGTCAGCACGAGGATGAGCCAGTCGCTGTTGGTGGTGAGCAGGCGCAGGTTGGGATTGCTGAGACGGCGAACAATGATGAGGGCCAGGCCCACGATGCTGGCCACGCTCAGCAGGTCAGCCAGGAAGGACGGCAGCGCCGGCAGGGAGATGCCCAGGGCGTGTTCCAGCACCACGGTATGACCCAGCAGGAAGAGGGGCACCAGCACGGCACCGAAATGCAGCAGGAAGAACAGCACAGCCGACACAGGCTGCGTGCGCCAGCCCCGGGTACCGCCGGGGAGGAGCCATTTGCCGATGGAAGCGGCAATGCCGGGAATGGAGCGGTCGGTATGGGCACGATAGGCGATGCGGTCGGCCTTGCCGTCAAGGCCGATGATGTAGGCCGCAATGCGGTAGATCATGCCGATGAAGAAAACCGCCAGCGAAAGGGTGAACAGGTCGCCAGTGATGAAATTGATCATGAGAAGTTGCCTCCTGATGTGCGGTTGGTTGAGCAACGCCCGAAGGCACTACTTCTGGGCAGCGGCAATGGCTGCGCTGTGACAGGAGCGGCACTCGGTGATGCGCGGTCCAT
This genomic window from uncultured Desulfovibrio sp. contains:
- the hmcF gene encoding sulfate respiration complex iron-sulfur protein HmcF; its protein translation is MSEMLCTPKPLTTAEEIHTLLQDKAGAKYYAQMKELKVDTAQLAKDVENFLKSSRNKTWLDLCARCGMCADSCFLYLANNKDPKQIPSYKFHSTLGELVRRKGQVDNAFMLHCMEVAWSQCTCCNRCSLYCPHGIDTGVLISILRGILFKHGFVPWELKIGSGMHRVYGAQMDVTQEDWVDTCEWMVDENSEEWPDLEIPVDKEDADIMYILNAREVKHYPNDIADAAILFHIAGENWTVPSEGWENTSLTMFAGDWEGAANNVKRIYKSVKKLRPKMVVGTECGHAHRATVVEGPYWAGQENGDPPVPFLHYVEWVAMALREGKLKIDPAKKIKEPCTLQDSCNYVRNNGLGRYTREIMSYIAEDFREMAVHGDHNFCCGGGGGFNGVGLYRQQRNVGLKMKLEQIRATGATLVISPCHNCWDAIRDMMEVYEEHNIRWTFLKPLLREMVIIPDNIKHVEV
- the hmcE gene encoding sulfate respiration complex protein HmcE, whose product is MINFITGDLFTLSLAVFFIGMIYRIAAYIIGLDGKADRIAYRAHTDRSIPGIAASIGKWLLPGGTRGWRTQPVSAVLFFLLHFGAVLVPLFLLGHTVVLEHALGISLPALPSFLADLLSVASIVGLALIIVRRLSNPNLRLLTTNSDWLILVLTILPFLTGVIARFEIFGGYEGWMLVHVLTGELFLILAPFTKLSHIALFFMSRAQIGMDYAIKRGGRARGGAFPW